In Vidua chalybeata isolate OUT-0048 chromosome 9, bVidCha1 merged haplotype, whole genome shotgun sequence, a genomic segment contains:
- the SASS6 gene encoding spindle assembly abnormal protein 6 homolog gives MAAERIFDRAVSVRVRGCGCEERRLNVRVNIELLSTSNPVHKKDLAVQLTDDTDPFFLYNLVISEEDFQSLKSQQGLLVDFSAFPQKFIDLLQQCIQEQNKDIPRFLLQLVSSAPALDHTPVSLNIVETNPFKHLTHLSLKFLPGTDAEIKKFLANCLKCLKEDKMMLEEKLKKTEEDLTRQLSYTQQSLSEKSRELDKLKNEWTSYTTALSNKHSQELTSEKERALQAQTQYQQQHEQQKKELENLHQKSIQQLQNRLSELEVINKDLTERRYKGDSTVRELKAKLSGLEDECQRAKQEVLSLRRENTTLDAECHEKEKLINQLQTRVAVLEQEIKDKDQLVTRTKEVLDATQEQKVILEESMEEKQRHVEKLETTIKSLSAELLKANEIIKKLQGDLKTLMSKLKLKNTVTIQQEKLLAEKEEKLQKEQRESQEMGQSLRMKEQEVGKLQEQLESTIQKLEESKQLLKTNENVITWLNRQLSEVQMAKKLDSPASAHAGGKAAVSPLSMPDRPAFHSSGISHPISPLYAFQNFLEPIHSKNGNSQCPVSKVQLNSQLLKPSRCSDARTVPAAGHTANKENGDQLGLESKYLKKKDDSIPLRGLSQNTLNSEYLRPYLPAKAQPPPKAAGTPTSAYFPGS, from the exons ATGGCGGCGGAGCGGATCTTCGACCGGGCGGTGTCGGTGCGAGTGCGGGGCTGCGGCTGCGAGGAGCG GAGATTAAATGTTCGAGTGAATATTGAACTACTGTCAACTTCTAATCCTGTTCATAAAAAG GACTTAGCTGTTCAATTGACTGATGATACTgatccttttttcctttataatcTTGTCATATCAGAGGAAGATTTTCAAAG TTTGAAATCCCAGCAAGGTCTCTTGGTAGACTTCTCTGCCTTCCCGCAAAAATTTATAGATCTGCTTCAGCAATGCATTCAGGAGCAGAACAAAGATATCCCAAG GTTTTTGCTGCAGTTAGTTTCCTCAGCACCTGCTCTAGATCACACACCTGTCTCTTTAAATATAGTGGAGACCAACCCTTTCAAACACCTTACTCATCTGTCTCTAAAATTCCTGCCAGGAACTGATGCAGAAATAAAGAAGTTTTTGGCCAACTGTTTGAAATGCCTTAAG GAGGATAAAATGATGTTggaagaaaagcttaaaaaaactGAAGAGGATCTTACCAGGCAACTGAGCTACACTCAACAG AGCTTGTCAGAGAAGAGCCGGGAACTtgacaaactgaaaaatgaatggACATCCTACACTACAGCTCTGAGCAACAAACACTCGCAGGAGCTGACCAGTGAGAAGGAAAGAGCTCTCCAG GCACAAACTCAGTACCAACAACAGCATgaacaacagaaaaaggaattggAAAATTTGCATCAGAAAAGTATTCAGCAATTGCAGAACAGGCTCTCGGAACTCGAGGTCATCAATAAAGACCTAACAGAGAGGAGATACAAAGGAGACTCCACAGTCAGAGAactgaaagcaaagctttctGGATTAGAAGAT GAATGTCAAAGAGCAAAGCAGGAGGTGCTGTCCCTGCGCCGGGAGAACACAACTCTGGATGCTGAGTGTCATGAAAAAGAGAAGCTCATTAATCAGCTGCAGACACGAGTTGCTGTCTTGGAACAGGAGATCAAAGATAAAGATCAGCTTGTCACCAGAACAAAAGAAGTCTTAGATGCAACACAGGAGCAAAAG GTGATACTGGAAGAGAGTATGGAGGAAAAACAGAGGCATGTTGAGAAACTGGAGACAACAATTAAGTCACTGTCAGCTGAGCTCCTTAAG gctAATGAAATTATCAAGAAGTTACAAGGAGATTTGAAAACACTAATGagtaaattaaaattgaaaaatacagtaacaattcagcaagaaaaactgttggcagaaaaagaagagaaacttcAAAAAGAGCAGAGGGAATCGCAGGAGATGGGACAATCCCTTCGAATGAAAGAGCAGGAG GTTGGCAAGCTACAAGAGCAGCTAGAAAGCACAATACAAAAACTCGAAGAAAGTAAGCAGTTACTGAAAACCAATGAAAATG ttATCACATGGCTGAACAGACAGCTCAGTGAAGTTCAGATGGCAAAGAAGCTGGACAGTCCTGCCAGTGCACATGCTGGTGGGAAGGCTGCTGTTTCACCTCTCAGCATG CCTGACCGACCAGCCTTTCATAGCTCAGGAATCAGTCATCCCATTTCTCCTCTCTATGCCTTCCAGAACTTTCTGGAACCAATACACAGCAAAAATGGAAATTCCCAATGTCCAGTATCAAAG GTTCAGTTGAACTCACAGCTTTTGAAACCCAGTCGATGTTCGGATGCTCGcacagtgcctgcagcaggTCACACAGCAAACAAGGAGAA TGGTGatcagctggggctggaatcaaagtatttaaagaaaaaagatgacaGCATTCCTTTACGAGGGCTTAGTCAAAACACACTTAACTCAG AGTACCTGAGACCGTACTTACCAGCCAAAGCACAGCCACCGCCAAAGGCTGCTGGAACACCAACCTCGGCCTATTTTCCTGGATCATAG